From a single Plasmodium yoelii strain 17X genome assembly, chromosome: 9 genomic region:
- a CDS encoding PIR protein has protein sequence MNKEVCEKFMSIWDFFPDTLEKGEYKFNEKNFLDGYCDSNICDTDLAKINGGCLYLFNKFFGTSQLFKSVANSNINIVEYIMIWLTYMLNLKNQVGNKTNPKFFYETTIDNDKYKNYIPDVTEYKNYKELIDKKTYFLDMDRNIISKFYEAFKLLCEMYAEFDDNTQYCANCSKNANNFVNKYREMNENSDITNNSSYKQLLSTLSKDYNNFMNKYNNNQYLKSSPLPTIEKTENSAHKIVQSSEDTSSSSSVTNKLFTVLSIFGAIAFFLGISYKYSLFGFRKRFKKQQIREKIKNIKKKMNN, from the exons atgaataaagaagtg tgtgaaaAGTTTATGAGTATATGGGACTTTTTCCCCGATACATTGGAAAAAGgagaatataaatttaatgaaaaaaattttttagatGGTTATTGTGATAGTAATATTTGTGATACTGATCTCGCAAAAATTAATGGTGGATGtttatatctttttaataaattcttTGGGACTTCTCAATTGTTTAAGTCTGTTGCAAATAGTAacatcaatattgttgagtacattatgatatggttaacttatatgttaaacctaaagAATCAAGTAGGAAATAAGACCAAtccaaaatttttttatgaaacaACTATAGATAATGAtaagtataaaaattatatacctGATGTTACAgagtataaaaattataaggagcttatagataaaaaaacatattttttggatatggatagaaatattatatctaaattttatgaagcatttaaattattatgtgaaaTGTATGCTGAATTTGATGATAATACACAATATTGCGCAAACTGTTCGAAAAATGctaataattttgttaataaatatagagAAATGAATGAAAATTCTGATATTACTAATAATAGTTCCTATAAACAACTATTGTCTACTTTATCAaaagattataataattttatgaataaatataataataatcaataTTTAAAATCCTCACCTCTTCCAACGATAGAAAAAACAGAAAATTCTGCACATAAAATTGTACAAAGTTCTGAAGatacatcatcaagttcatcggtaacaaacaaattatttacagttttatcgatatttggtgcaatagcattttttttaggaatttcttataag tattcattatttggatttcggaaacgatttaaaaaacaacaaataagagaaaaaataaaaaatataaagaagaaaatgaataattaa
- a CDS encoding PIR protein yields MDKEACKTFTPLRNVITNSENVVSYQLTNDNDYCNDVECNDDTDKINARCLYIFNTFFKDKSVFETEAKGNIYIVQYILIWLSYVLSLIESDETDNRTSFYNKYINGGDKYNKNIDDVTAYKNYKDLIDKNNYILSMDMSIISKLYDAFSTLCDICIGVNGESSNCDNYLEKVKKFVEIYDEFNEDYNNGKDSPYNQLLSTLSNDYNNLKNVCNGFPSLPTYPRRLIIKNTLISIGFIFVAVSIFLGIAYKYSLFGFRKRFQKQKLREKIKNIMKKMIH; encoded by the exons ATGGATAAAGAAgcg TGTAAAACGTTCACTCCTTTAAGGAACGTGATTACCAATTCGGAGAATGTTGTAAGCTATCAACTTACAAATGATAATGATTACTGTAATGATGTAGAATGTAATGATGATaccgataaaattaatgctagatgtttatatatttttaatacattCTTTAAGGATAAGTCTGTGTTTGAAACGGAGGCAAAGGGAAACATCTATATTGTTCAATACattttgatatggttaagttatgtGTTAAGCCTGATCGAAAGTGATGAAACTGACAACAGAACGAgcttttataataaatatataaatggtgGTGACAAGTATAATAAGAATATAGATGATGTTACtgcttataaaaattataaggatcttatagataaaaataattatattttaagtaTGGATATGAgcattatatctaaattatatgatgcatttagtACATTATGTGACATTTGTATTGGGGTTAATGGAGAAAGCTCAAATTGCGATAATTATTTAGAAAAAGTTAAAAAGTTTGTTGAAATATATGATGAGTTTAATGAAgattataataatggtaAAGACAGCCCCTATAATCAATTATTatctacattatcaaatgattataataatttaaaaaatgtatgtaaTGGTTTTCCATCACTTCCAACATATCCACGaagattaataataaaaaacacaCTTATTTCAATTggatttatatttgttgccgtatcaattttcttgggaattgcatataag tattcattatttggatttcggaaacgatttcaaaaacaaaaattaagagaaaaaataaaaaatataatgaagaaaatgattcattaa